A genomic window from Agreia sp. COWG includes:
- a CDS encoding trans-aconitate 2-methyltransferase, whose amino-acid sequence MTHVSALSLAARWDAQQSGYIRRRAERFDTIGRIVAAVAADNPAPRILDLAGGPGSLAIDVLRHVPGGSAVIADKDPALLAIAADLAAQDPRLQTAEVDLSDDGWVQHPAIAAAPFDAVVSSTALHWLQPATLVDVYRRLPGLLRPGGVVLNGDHLSYSARHEGVLAGIARADDESRQKEALASGVDTWDGWWRAVAEAPQYAEALARRKEVWGAELHEAPPKVTLGFHLEALRSAGFAEVGTAWQYLDDHVVYAVAAAD is encoded by the coding sequence ATGACTCACGTTTCAGCACTCTCGCTCGCAGCGCGCTGGGATGCGCAGCAGTCCGGCTACATCCGACGTCGAGCGGAGCGCTTCGACACCATCGGCAGGATCGTGGCGGCCGTGGCCGCAGACAACCCGGCGCCCCGGATCCTCGACCTCGCCGGCGGCCCGGGTTCTCTGGCCATCGACGTGCTGCGGCACGTACCCGGGGGCAGCGCGGTGATCGCCGACAAGGATCCGGCGCTCCTCGCCATCGCCGCCGACCTGGCCGCGCAAGACCCTCGGCTCCAGACCGCCGAGGTCGACCTCTCGGACGACGGCTGGGTGCAGCATCCGGCCATTGCGGCGGCACCGTTCGATGCCGTCGTGTCATCGACGGCCCTGCACTGGTTGCAGCCGGCGACTCTGGTCGACGTCTATCGGCGACTGCCCGGGCTGCTGCGGCCGGGCGGAGTCGTACTGAACGGCGATCACCTCTCGTACAGTGCGCGGCACGAGGGAGTTCTCGCCGGCATCGCTCGCGCCGACGACGAGTCCCGGCAGAAGGAGGCGCTCGCCTCGGGCGTCGACACCTGGGACGGGTGGTGGCGGGCCGTAGCCGAGGCGCCGCAGTATGCAGAGGCGCTCGCACGAAGGAAAGAGGTGTGGGGTGCTGAGCTGCACGAGGCGCCCCCCAAGGTCACCCTCGGCTTTCACCTCGAGGCGTTGAGAAGCGCGGGTTTCGCCGAGGTGGGGACAGCGTGGCAGTACCTCGACGACCACGTCGTCTACGCGGTGGCGGCAGCCGATTGA
- the rpsR gene encoding 30S ribosomal protein S18 — MAGKSSGDRRKPLRGAKGAKNAAPAKSIRVGVIDYKDVATLRKFISERGKIRARRITGVSVQEQRLIARAVKNAREMALLPYAGSGR; from the coding sequence ATGGCTGGAAAGTCAAGCGGCGACCGCCGCAAGCCGCTGCGTGGTGCCAAGGGTGCCAAGAACGCAGCCCCCGCGAAGTCCATTCGCGTTGGCGTCATCGACTACAAAGACGTCGCGACGCTCCGTAAGTTCATCTCCGAGCGAGGAAAGATCCGCGCTCGCCGCATCACGGGAGTCTCCGTCCAGGAGCAGCGCCTCATCGCCCGTGCCGTCAAGAACGCCCGCGAAATGGCTCTTCTGCCCTACGCCGGCTCGGGCAGGTAA
- a CDS encoding iron ABC transporter permease produces the protein MLVDETLLLTHVVSSIRRARRRGTVVIALLVVALAIAALGALAVGPVSIEPTTVAAVFAERLFGAGHGSWPDSVEQIVWTARAPRVAMALVAGAVLAVAGAMLQALVRNGLADPYLLGLNSGASTGVALVVLVIGGGSALVFSGAALAGAIGAVLLVLLLAGSARQRGPFRLVLAGLAVGYALNAATSFLVFSSDSPEAARSVLFWLLGSLAAVQPAALAAAAVAGVVGITVLIVVAPLTDALASGDESARSSGIDPELARLALIVGVSAMVGVIVAGVGGVGFVGLVVPHLARRLVGGRHRLVLPVAALLGAILLLAADTVARTVFAPQELPVGVITGIVGAPLLLMLLRQSAPSSTA, from the coding sequence GTGCTCGTTGACGAGACGCTGCTGCTGACGCACGTCGTCTCGAGCATCCGACGGGCCCGGCGGCGCGGCACCGTGGTGATCGCATTGCTCGTCGTCGCACTCGCGATCGCCGCGCTGGGCGCCCTCGCTGTCGGCCCCGTGTCTATCGAACCCACGACTGTGGCTGCAGTATTCGCCGAGCGTCTCTTCGGAGCAGGCCACGGCTCGTGGCCGGATTCCGTCGAGCAGATCGTCTGGACGGCCAGGGCCCCGAGGGTGGCGATGGCTCTCGTCGCCGGTGCCGTGCTGGCCGTCGCCGGGGCCATGCTGCAGGCCCTGGTGCGCAACGGCCTCGCCGATCCGTATCTGCTCGGTCTCAACTCGGGCGCATCGACAGGGGTGGCCCTGGTGGTGCTGGTGATCGGTGGCGGCAGCGCACTGGTGTTCTCCGGCGCCGCACTCGCCGGGGCGATCGGAGCCGTGCTGTTAGTTCTACTCCTGGCCGGTTCGGCACGCCAGCGCGGGCCGTTCAGGCTCGTGCTGGCCGGGCTCGCCGTCGGGTACGCGCTGAACGCCGCCACCAGTTTTCTCGTCTTCTCGTCGGACTCCCCCGAAGCCGCGCGCTCTGTGCTGTTCTGGCTTCTGGGGTCACTCGCCGCCGTGCAACCCGCGGCCCTGGCGGCCGCCGCCGTGGCGGGCGTGGTGGGGATCACGGTGCTCATCGTCGTCGCCCCGTTGACGGATGCCCTCGCTTCCGGCGATGAGTCCGCGCGCTCGTCTGGGATCGATCCGGAGCTGGCCCGCCTCGCCCTCATAGTGGGGGTCTCCGCCATGGTCGGGGTGATCGTGGCCGGCGTGGGCGGCGTCGGCTTCGTGGGGCTCGTCGTGCCGCACCTCGCACGGCGTCTCGTCGGTGGCCGGCATCGATTGGTCCTCCCGGTCGCCGCGCTCCTCGGGGCGATCCTGTTGCTCGCGGCCGACACGGTCGCGCGAACCGTGTTCGCCCCCCAAGAGCTGCCGGTCGGGGTCATCACGGGCATCGTCGGCGCTCCCCTGCTTCTGATGCTTCTGCGTCAATCCGCCCCGAGTTCGACCGCGTGA
- a CDS encoding ABC transporter ATP-binding protein, translated as MTVRASHRVLLDRVSLTAPTGSVTGIVGPNGGGKSTLLRALVRAVPLADGEVVIDGQNVRARSRRWIARQVAEVGQRIEPDPALSVTDEVALGGLARRGVLRSGGAGFDAPVAAALAAVGLTQRASDRLATLSGGELQRVALARALAHGAPHVLLDEPTNHLDIRHRLEIVSLVRRIAPTVVIVLHDLELAARLCDHVVVLDRGRIAASGSPENTLTPQVLDPVYDVDTRVHTGPDGHTRFAFSLPNDHTGHRRKDIL; from the coding sequence GTGACCGTCAGGGCCTCGCATCGGGTTCTGCTCGATCGGGTCTCGCTCACGGCGCCGACGGGCAGCGTCACCGGGATAGTCGGCCCGAATGGCGGGGGCAAGAGCACCCTGCTGAGGGCCCTCGTGCGCGCCGTTCCGCTCGCCGACGGTGAGGTCGTGATCGATGGGCAGAATGTGCGCGCTCGATCGCGTCGGTGGATCGCGAGGCAGGTCGCCGAGGTCGGGCAGAGGATCGAGCCCGACCCCGCCCTATCCGTCACCGATGAGGTCGCCCTGGGCGGCCTCGCCCGCCGGGGGGTCCTGCGCTCGGGTGGAGCCGGGTTCGACGCCCCGGTAGCCGCCGCGCTCGCCGCCGTCGGCCTGACGCAACGCGCATCCGATCGCCTGGCGACACTCTCGGGAGGCGAGCTGCAGAGGGTCGCCCTGGCACGCGCGCTGGCCCACGGGGCACCGCATGTGCTTCTCGACGAACCCACCAATCACCTCGACATTCGGCACCGCCTCGAGATCGTGTCGCTTGTGCGCCGGATCGCGCCGACCGTGGTCATCGTTCTGCACGACCTCGAACTGGCCGCCCGGCTGTGCGATCACGTGGTCGTGCTCGATCGCGGGCGCATCGCCGCCAGCGGCAGCCCGGAGAACACGTTGACGCCGCAGGTGCTCGACCCCGTCTACGACGTCGATACCCGCGTGCACACCGGCCCCGACGGCCATACCCGCTTCGCCTTCTCTCTGCCCAACGACCACACCGGTCACCGTCGAAAGGACATCCTCTGA
- a CDS encoding ABC transporter substrate-binding protein produces MRQQLPRSITSTLAVAVLALVALTGCSGTSSTATGSAATDDSAAASGAFPVTVSNCGSQVTLTAPARRIVLVNNDSLPNLEALGVVDRVVALTQTLQPGLYSDDTYSTLSSLAVLSTQKNATGGSIVSQESILGAEPDLVIAPENAVDRAALNASGIAVYTPSAYCANPGAELSEPATFDRVWDEVRTLGRLTGETSAADDAVAKASADLATPAPITGTAAALYVSSGGGVLSPYGGPSMVTPVFAAAGLSNVYADSTKRVFDANVEDIISRNPGTIVLLYSSGDPADVTASFLSAPGVSGLAAVQAKRVVALKFPYTDPPSMLSVTGPAELRRLLAALS; encoded by the coding sequence ATGAGACAACAACTCCCCCGGAGCATCACATCGACCCTCGCGGTGGCGGTGCTCGCGCTCGTGGCGCTCACCGGCTGCTCTGGCACCTCCTCGACCGCCACAGGATCTGCCGCGACGGACGACTCGGCTGCCGCTTCGGGTGCATTTCCCGTGACGGTGAGCAACTGCGGAAGCCAGGTGACCCTCACGGCGCCGGCACGCAGGATAGTCCTGGTCAATAACGACTCGCTGCCGAATCTCGAGGCGCTCGGGGTCGTCGACAGGGTGGTCGCCCTGACCCAGACGTTGCAGCCGGGTCTGTACAGCGACGACACGTACTCCACCCTCTCGAGCCTCGCCGTGCTCTCGACGCAGAAGAACGCCACGGGCGGCTCGATCGTCTCTCAGGAGAGCATCCTGGGCGCCGAGCCCGATCTGGTGATCGCCCCGGAGAACGCGGTCGACAGGGCTGCCCTCAATGCCAGCGGCATTGCCGTCTATACGCCCAGCGCCTATTGCGCGAACCCTGGAGCCGAACTGAGTGAGCCGGCGACCTTTGATCGGGTCTGGGACGAGGTGCGCACCCTCGGCAGGCTGACCGGCGAAACATCGGCCGCAGACGACGCCGTAGCGAAGGCCTCCGCGGACCTGGCCACACCGGCGCCCATCACCGGAACGGCTGCGGCGTTGTACGTCTCGTCGGGCGGGGGAGTCCTGTCGCCCTACGGCGGTCCGAGCATGGTCACGCCCGTGTTCGCCGCGGCCGGCCTCAGCAACGTCTACGCCGACTCGACGAAGCGCGTCTTCGATGCCAACGTGGAGGACATCATCTCCCGCAATCCGGGAACGATCGTGCTGCTCTACTCCAGCGGCGATCCGGCCGATGTGACCGCAAGCTTCCTGAGCGCCCCGGGCGTCTCCGGCCTCGCAGCAGTGCAGGCCAAGCGCGTCGTCGCGCTCAAGTTCCCCTACACGGACCCGCCCAGCATGCTGAGCGTGACGGGCCCGGCGGAGCTCCGCAGGCTGCTGGCCGCCCTCTCGTGA
- the rplI gene encoding 50S ribosomal protein L9, giving the protein MSKLILTHEVSGLGSAGDVVEVKNGFARNYLIPQGFAVTWSRGGEKQVEQIKAARVSREHATIEEAQHLKQVLEAAVVKLTVKAGEGGRLFGSVKTSDIADAVSAQGLGSLDKKKIEISQAIKLTGTHEATIKLRDDLVATITLNVVAAK; this is encoded by the coding sequence ATGTCAAAACTCATTCTTACGCACGAGGTCTCCGGCCTCGGTTCGGCGGGTGACGTGGTCGAGGTCAAGAACGGCTTCGCACGCAACTACCTGATCCCCCAGGGCTTCGCGGTGACGTGGAGCCGCGGTGGCGAGAAGCAGGTCGAGCAGATCAAGGCCGCCCGCGTTTCACGCGAGCACGCCACGATCGAGGAGGCCCAGCACCTGAAGCAGGTTCTCGAGGCCGCTGTCGTCAAGCTGACCGTCAAGGCCGGCGAAGGCGGACGCCTCTTCGGTTCTGTCAAGACGTCCGACATCGCTGACGCCGTTTCGGCCCAGGGTCTCGGTTCGCTCGACAAGAAGAAGATCGAGATCAGCCAGGCCATCAAGCTGACGGGAACCCACGAGGCCACCATCAAGCTGCGCGACGACCTCGTCGCGACGATCACGCTGAACGTGGTCGCTGCCAAGTAG
- a CDS encoding single-stranded DNA-binding protein, producing MAGETVITVVGNLTSDPELRYTQGGLAVANFTIASTPRTFDRAANDWKDGEALFLRASVWREFAEHVAGSLTKGSRVVATGRLRQRSYETKEGEKRTSIELEIDEIGPSLRYATASVTRAAGGARQGGGQVGGPSGGNDEPWAASAPAQPAAGAGADVWNTPGNFSDDTPF from the coding sequence ATGGCCGGCGAAACCGTAATCACCGTGGTGGGCAACCTCACCAGCGATCCTGAACTGCGTTACACGCAGGGCGGGCTGGCGGTTGCCAACTTCACCATCGCTTCCACGCCGCGCACGTTCGATCGTGCCGCGAACGACTGGAAAGACGGCGAGGCACTCTTCCTGCGCGCAAGCGTCTGGCGTGAATTCGCCGAGCACGTCGCCGGATCTCTGACGAAGGGCAGCCGCGTCGTTGCGACCGGTCGTCTGCGTCAGCGCTCCTACGAGACGAAAGAGGGCGAAAAGCGCACCTCGATCGAGCTCGAGATCGACGAGATCGGTCCCAGCCTGCGCTACGCAACGGCGAGTGTCACCCGGGCAGCCGGCGGCGCACGCCAGGGCGGCGGCCAGGTCGGTGGACCGAGCGGTGGAAACGACGAGCCGTGGGCCGCTTCGGCGCCCGCGCAGCCGGCTGCCGGAGCTGGGGCCGACGTGTGGAACACGCCGGGCAACTTCAGCGACGACACCCCCTTCTAA